In the Geobacter sp. FeAm09 genome, one interval contains:
- a CDS encoding NADH-quinone oxidoreductase subunit A, with protein sequence MVSDPLYQLALYALVTVALIGVLLLAAWWLGARRTQPGKEAPYESGVLPTGGARLAWPVPFYLVAIFFIVFDVEAAFIFTWASAWDLLGMAGLTQITVFIVILAAGLLWLWLKGGLEWGPSRGRKADFSQCLRKSSE encoded by the coding sequence ATGGTATCCGACCCACTCTATCAACTCGCCCTGTACGCCCTGGTGACTGTTGCCCTGATCGGAGTTTTGCTGCTGGCTGCCTGGTGGCTCGGGGCCAGGCGCACCCAGCCCGGCAAGGAGGCCCCCTATGAATCGGGGGTTCTGCCCACCGGCGGCGCGCGCCTGGCATGGCCGGTCCCCTTCTACCTGGTGGCCATCTTCTTCATCGTCTTCGACGTGGAGGCGGCCTTTATCTTCACCTGGGCCTCGGCCTGGGACCTGCTCGGCATGGCAGGCCTCACCCAGATCACGGTCTTCATCGTCATCTTAGCCGCCGGGTTGCTCTGGCTATGGCTCAAGGGCGGCCTGGAGTGGGGCCCTTCGCGGGGGAGAAAGGCAGATTTTTCGCAATGCCTGCGTAAATCTTCGGAATAG